In Dehalococcoidia bacterium, one DNA window encodes the following:
- a CDS encoding zinc-ribbon domain containing protein, whose amino-acid sequence MSYTDKTLTCVDCGAEFIFSVEDQEYHARSGFTNEPKRCATCRAARKMERGGGWGGGYGASPRRMYTTVCAQCGRTAEVPFEPRGDRAVYCRDCFAQRSPARSRYW is encoded by the coding sequence GTGTCCTACACCGACAAAACCCTAACCTGCGTGGACTGCGGAGCCGAGTTCATTTTCTCCGTAGAAGACCAGGAGTACCATGCCCGCAGCGGGTTCACCAACGAGCCCAAGCGCTGCGCCACCTGCCGCGCCGCCAGGAAGATGGAGCGCGGAGGGGGCTGGGGCGGCGGTTACGGAGCATCCCCGCGAAGGATGTACACCACCGTCTGCGCGCAGTGCGGCCGCACCGCCGAGGTGCCCTTCGAGCCCCGCGGCGATAGGGCCGTCTACTGTCGCGACTGCTTCGCTCAGCGCTCGCCCGCCCGAAGCCGCTACTGGTAA
- a CDS encoding M23 family metallopeptidase: MAPVPTLPAQQEEDMLFAAAAPLPAPKPPFFVYTVQEGDSVGALASRFGLAPASILWNNLDLENADVLTVGQQLRIPTSDGLIYEVRLGDTLSDIAERFGVTVDDIVAFPANGLSGPDGIVENQTLFVPNGVLPAPAETPVVEVPPPAPILPSPGPTSPPASPPPTIPPARGPSSTGFIWPTTGNISSYFGPSHPLGIDIDMFGRGGAPIYAAASGTVTFAGGNACCSYGLYVIVNHGNGFETLYAHLGSIAVYQGQWVEQGQIVGYVGLTGYTTGYHLHFEVHLNGVHVNPLNYLP; the protein is encoded by the coding sequence GTGGCGCCGGTGCCCACCCTGCCGGCGCAGCAAGAAGAGGACATGCTCTTCGCGGCCGCGGCCCCCTTGCCCGCTCCTAAGCCGCCGTTCTTCGTCTACACCGTGCAGGAAGGAGATTCCGTCGGCGCCCTGGCGTCCCGCTTTGGTCTGGCGCCCGCTTCCATCCTCTGGAACAACCTTGACCTCGAGAACGCCGACGTCCTTACCGTCGGGCAGCAGCTGCGAATACCCACCAGCGATGGCCTGATCTACGAGGTCAGGCTGGGAGACACCCTGAGCGACATCGCCGAGCGCTTCGGCGTAACTGTCGACGACATCGTTGCCTTCCCTGCTAACGGGCTGAGCGGGCCGGACGGCATCGTTGAGAACCAGACGCTGTTCGTGCCTAACGGCGTGTTGCCTGCGCCGGCGGAGACACCGGTCGTGGAAGTCCCGCCGCCCGCTCCCATACTACCGTCGCCGGGGCCGACGAGCCCGCCGGCGAGCCCACCCCCGACGATCCCGCCCGCGAGAGGGCCGTCGTCCACCGGCTTCATCTGGCCGACCACCGGCAACATATCCAGCTACTTCGGGCCGTCGCACCCCCTGGGCATCGACATCGATATGTTCGGGCGTGGAGGCGCGCCTATCTACGCCGCCGCGTCGGGCACCGTCACCTTTGCGGGCGGGAACGCCTGCTGCTCCTACGGCCTCTACGTAATAGTGAACCACGGGAACGGCTTCGAGACGCTATACGCCCACCTGGGTTCGATCGCCGTGTACCAGGGGCAGTGGGTCGAGCAGGGGCAGATTGTCGGCTACGTCGGCCTCACCGGCTACACCACCGGTTATCACCTGCACTTCGAGGTCCACCTCAACGGAGTCCACGTTAACCCGCTGAACTACCTCCCTTAG
- a CDS encoding nucleotide exchange factor GrpE: MSEQEKENEQPEIVDKRSSSGGKKKAEERPAETEDVEALRTGLEEERKKAEAYLANWQRAAADFQNYKRRVEQERDEVARLANAALIINILPILDDLERALLSVDTHLAGLTWVDGIRLIYRKFQAVLEAAGVSEIKTEGQDFDPRVHEAVMYGEGEEGKIVSEVQRGYTLDGRVLRPAMVVVGRGKPGAGPEGKDEGEQG; this comes from the coding sequence ATGTCTGAACAGGAGAAGGAGAACGAACAGCCGGAGATAGTCGATAAGCGCAGTTCCAGCGGCGGCAAGAAGAAGGCGGAGGAGCGCCCCGCGGAGACGGAGGATGTCGAGGCCCTGCGCACCGGCCTGGAGGAAGAGCGCAAGAAGGCAGAAGCCTACCTCGCGAACTGGCAGCGGGCCGCCGCCGACTTCCAGAACTATAAGCGTCGCGTCGAACAGGAGCGCGACGAGGTGGCGCGCCTGGCGAACGCCGCCCTCATCATCAACATCCTGCCCATTCTTGACGACCTCGAGCGCGCGCTCCTCAGCGTCGACACGCACCTGGCCGGCCTGACCTGGGTCGACGGCATCCGCCTCATCTACCGCAAATTTCAGGCCGTGCTCGAGGCGGCGGGCGTCAGCGAGATCAAGACGGAGGGGCAGGACTTCGACCCGCGGGTGCATGAGGCGGTGATGTACGGCGAGGGGGAGGAAGGGAAGATCGTCTCGGAGGTGCAGCGCGGGTATACGCTTGACGGCCGCGTGCTGCGCCCGGCGATGGTCGTCGTCGGCCGCGGCAAGCCGGGGGCCGGTCCGGAGGGCAAGGACGAGGGCGAACAAGGATAA
- a CDS encoding diacylglycerol kinase family lipid kinase, producing the protein MRNKRCLLIFNPTARGAPSVEKLQACLRWLEQEEWDAALTLTEERGHAISLARRAAEEGTEIVVACGGDGTVNEVTNGLAGSASALAVIPGGTANVWAKEVRIPRNPLRAVRLLAEGEVRRVDLGRVRFHSGGERYFLLMAGVGLDGHIVGIVPERLKRRLGAAAYVVHGLREALRYRSTRTTLAIDGSPLEAELNWLLAGNTRSYGGVVNVARQACADDGLLDVYVFQGHGVRRMFVHGLRILARAHERAPGVVYMRAKDIELAEPCALPVQVDGDFVGLAPLTMSVAPAALAVVVPAGVKSPLFQQALP; encoded by the coding sequence ATGAGGAACAAGCGTTGCCTTCTCATCTTTAACCCCACTGCCAGAGGCGCCCCTTCGGTTGAGAAGCTGCAAGCGTGTCTTCGTTGGCTCGAACAGGAGGAGTGGGACGCGGCGCTCACGCTTACAGAGGAGCGCGGGCACGCGATCTCGCTGGCCCGCCGGGCAGCGGAGGAGGGTACAGAAATCGTCGTCGCCTGCGGCGGCGACGGCACCGTCAACGAAGTGACGAACGGCCTTGCCGGTTCAGCCAGCGCGCTTGCCGTCATCCCCGGCGGCACTGCCAACGTCTGGGCCAAGGAAGTCAGAATTCCGCGGAATCCCCTGCGCGCCGTGCGTCTGCTCGCCGAAGGGGAGGTACGAAGGGTCGACCTCGGCCGCGTGCGGTTCCACTCCGGGGGCGAGCGCTACTTCCTGCTCATGGCCGGCGTCGGGCTCGATGGGCATATCGTAGGCATTGTGCCCGAGCGGCTGAAGCGCCGGCTGGGCGCGGCCGCCTACGTTGTGCACGGCCTCCGGGAGGCGTTGCGCTACCGCAGCACCCGCACCACTCTCGCTATCGACGGCTCTCCACTGGAAGCAGAGCTCAACTGGCTGCTGGCCGGCAATACGCGCTCGTACGGCGGCGTGGTGAACGTGGCCCGTCAGGCATGCGCCGATGACGGGCTGCTCGACGTGTACGTCTTCCAGGGCCACGGCGTCCGGCGGATGTTCGTGCACGGGCTGCGGATATTGGCCCGTGCGCACGAAAGGGCGCCCGGCGTCGTCTATATGAGGGCGAAAGATATCGAACTTGCCGAGCCCTGCGCGCTACCCGTGCAGGTCGACGGCGATTTCGTGGGGCTGGCACCCCTCACGATGTCCGTCGCGCCCGCGGCCCTCGCGGTCGTCGTCCCCGCGGGCGTCAAGAGTCCGCTGTTCCAGCAGGCGCTCCCCTGA
- the fsa gene encoding fructose-6-phosphate aldolase, translating into MRLFLDTANIDEIREAARLGVISGVTTNPTLMAKEEGVDYRDRVVEICEVVNGPVSAECLSRDVPGLIAEAKEVASWHPNVVVKIPIDAAGLEATSKLAREGVKVNMTLVFSANQALLAALAGAAYVSPFVGRLDDAGHDGMEVVRDAVEIIDRYRLPSQVIAASLRHPRHVVAAARCGAPIATVPYQVFKAMLKHPLTDAGIERFLADARRYSKSEARREN; encoded by the coding sequence GTGCGTCTGTTCCTCGACACGGCCAATATCGACGAGATACGCGAAGCGGCGCGGCTCGGCGTTATCTCCGGTGTCACCACCAACCCCACCCTCATGGCCAAGGAAGAGGGGGTCGACTATAGAGACAGGGTGGTGGAGATATGCGAGGTCGTGAACGGCCCCGTCTCCGCCGAATGCCTTTCCCGCGATGTCCCTGGCCTGATTGCTGAGGCGAAGGAGGTCGCGTCCTGGCATCCCAACGTGGTGGTGAAGATCCCGATCGATGCCGCCGGCCTCGAAGCCACGTCGAAGCTCGCGCGCGAAGGCGTGAAGGTGAATATGACGCTCGTCTTCTCCGCCAACCAGGCGCTCCTGGCCGCTCTCGCCGGCGCGGCCTACGTGAGCCCGTTCGTCGGGCGCCTCGACGACGCCGGCCACGACGGCATGGAGGTGGTCCGCGACGCGGTGGAGATAATTGACCGCTACCGGCTTCCGTCTCAGGTGATCGCCGCCAGCCTGCGCCACCCCAGGCACGTTGTCGCCGCCGCCAGGTGCGGGGCGCCCATCGCCACCGTGCCCTACCAGGTGTTCAAGGCGATGCTGAAGCACCCGCTGACGGACGCCGGGATAGAGCGCTTTCTGGCCGACGCACGGCGCTATTCGAAGTCGGAGGCGCGGCGGGAAAACTGA
- a CDS encoding MBL fold metallo-hydrolase, with product MELIWLGLSCFRIRGREAAILTDPFPKTGGLSMGRPAADIVTVSCAHPDHSYVGGVSGSPLVIWGPGEYESAGILITGIATNSAKGRGKDGKNTAYVIELEGMRVCHLGRLAQVPSAEQAETMSNVDLLLVPIGGQGGLDAATAAETVSLLEPRMIVPMHYAMPGSDLKLDGVDRFLREMGASPSELQPRLTVTHATLPAESEIVLLDHTAPRKTPK from the coding sequence ATGGAACTCATATGGCTTGGCCTCTCCTGCTTCCGTATTCGCGGCAGAGAGGCCGCAATTCTGACTGACCCCTTCCCCAAGACCGGCGGTTTGTCGATGGGCCGCCCCGCAGCCGATATCGTCACCGTTAGCTGCGCCCACCCCGATCATAGCTACGTGGGCGGCGTCAGCGGTTCCCCGCTCGTGATCTGGGGCCCCGGGGAGTACGAGAGCGCGGGCATCCTGATTACGGGGATCGCGACGAACTCCGCTAAGGGACGCGGCAAGGACGGCAAGAACACCGCCTACGTCATCGAGCTCGAGGGGATGCGCGTCTGCCACCTGGGACGGCTGGCGCAGGTCCCCAGCGCAGAGCAGGCGGAGACGATGAGCAACGTCGACCTCCTGCTTGTCCCCATCGGCGGGCAGGGCGGTCTCGACGCGGCGACCGCTGCCGAGACGGTGAGCCTCCTCGAGCCGCGGATGATCGTGCCCATGCACTACGCGATGCCCGGCTCCGACCTCAAGCTCGACGGAGTAGACCGTTTCCTGCGCGAGATGGGGGCGTCCCCCTCCGAGCTTCAGCCGCGGCTAACCGTTACCCACGCGACGCTTCCCGCCGAATCGGAGATAGTGCTCCTCGACCACACGGCGCCGCGAAAAACCCCAAAGTAG
- a CDS encoding DNA replication/repair protein RecF, with the protein MRISHLSLSDFRNYSRLDLSLPAGRLLFLGDNAQGKTNLLEAVHLLSTMRSLRVSTDVELIRWEALDGPIPVARLVADAETSSGPVRVEMIIEGQQTASATDDRARAAKKVRVNGTPRRLSGAMGRIKAVLFTSPDIDLVGGPPALRRRYLDVALSQVDEAYLGALQQYGKVLTQRNALLHRVQSALAGRDELAFWDVRFADLAAAIVSRRARAVALLSGYAGETHAFLSDAREELMVAYRPRGGREWDGADLSDAEERDIAAGLVETLNRNREREVAAAASLWGPHRDDVALTLNGRPAVAFASRAQARTIALALRLAEARLLLERSGEHPVLLLDDILSEMDARRRTSVLEAAGGFDQVWITSAEQGEIERIAVGATVFVVEDGRVRRLEQAFRGAPAGTADS; encoded by the coding sequence ATGCGCATCTCCCATCTGAGCCTCAGCGACTTCCGCAACTACAGCCGCCTCGACCTCTCGCTGCCGGCGGGACGCCTGCTCTTCCTCGGAGACAACGCCCAGGGCAAGACAAACCTCCTCGAAGCCGTCCATCTCCTGTCGACCATGCGCTCGCTGCGCGTGTCAACGGACGTGGAACTCATCCGCTGGGAAGCGCTCGACGGCCCGATTCCCGTCGCCCGCCTCGTCGCCGATGCCGAGACGTCCTCGGGCCCCGTCCGCGTCGAGATGATTATCGAGGGACAGCAGACGGCGTCCGCGACGGACGATCGCGCGCGGGCGGCGAAGAAAGTACGGGTGAACGGCACCCCTAGGCGGCTGTCGGGGGCGATGGGGCGCATCAAGGCCGTCCTCTTCACCTCACCGGACATCGACCTCGTGGGCGGGCCGCCCGCCCTGCGCCGTCGCTACCTCGACGTGGCGCTCTCGCAGGTCGACGAAGCCTATCTCGGCGCCCTCCAGCAGTATGGCAAGGTCCTGACGCAGCGGAACGCATTGTTGCACCGCGTCCAGTCCGCCCTAGCAGGCAGGGACGAGCTTGCCTTCTGGGACGTCCGCTTCGCCGACCTGGCCGCCGCCATCGTCAGCAGGCGCGCCCGCGCCGTCGCGCTCCTTTCCGGCTATGCGGGGGAGACGCACGCCTTCCTGAGCGACGCCCGTGAAGAGCTCATGGTGGCGTACCGACCGCGCGGCGGCAGAGAATGGGACGGCGCCGACCTCAGCGACGCCGAGGAACGCGACATCGCCGCCGGCCTCGTCGAAACGCTGAACCGCAACCGCGAGCGCGAAGTCGCGGCCGCCGCATCGCTGTGGGGGCCGCACCGCGACGACGTTGCCCTCACGCTGAACGGCCGGCCCGCCGTCGCTTTCGCCTCGCGGGCGCAGGCGCGCACCATCGCCCTCGCGCTCCGCCTCGCCGAGGCCCGCCTGCTGCTCGAACGCTCCGGAGAGCACCCCGTGCTGCTCCTCGACGACATCCTCTCGGAGATGGACGCGCGGCGGCGGACAAGCGTCCTGGAGGCGGCCGGCGGCTTCGACCAGGTGTGGATCACCTCTGCCGAGCAAGGGGAGATCGAACGGATTGCGGTGGGAGCGACAGTCTTCGTGGTGGAAGACGGTCGGGTGCGAAGGCTGGAGCAGGCCTTCAGGGGAGCGCCTGCTGGAACAGCGGACTCTTGA
- a CDS encoding RNA-binding protein — MTTLFVGNLSPETTESDLHATFAAFGRITSLRVARSRGGRSRGFAFVELEDEAARAAMEALKGAGLKGRTMDVAVDTSSGHQGRHPRRTGFRRRR; from the coding sequence CTGACTACTCTCTTCGTCGGAAACTTGTCCCCTGAAACCACCGAAAGCGACCTGCACGCCACGTTCGCGGCATTCGGAAGGATTACATCCCTCCGCGTTGCCCGCAGCCGCGGCGGCAGGTCGCGTGGTTTTGCTTTCGTCGAGCTCGAGGATGAAGCCGCGCGGGCAGCGATGGAGGCCCTCAAGGGGGCCGGTCTCAAAGGCCGGACGATGGACGTCGCTGTTGATACGTCCTCCGGCCATCAGGGGCGGCATCCGCGGCGGACAGGCTTTCGGCGCCGTCGCTGA
- the rho gene encoding transcription termination factor Rho translates to MGPANGLNIAELETKTREDLMDIAKELGISGYSTLKKQDLIFRLLQAQTEREGNIFSGGVLEVVDDGYGFLRGESLLPGLNDVYVSQSQIRRFALRTGDYVTGQVRPPKDSERYYGLLRVEAVNGLDPEVAKNRPYFENLTAIFPNRMLNLETAPNQLSQRVINLVAPIGRGQRGLIVSPPKAGKTFLLKAIANGVTTNASDVHLMVLLIGERPEEVTDMRRSVQGEVISSTFDEPVEDHVRVAELGLDRAKRLVECGKDVVILLDSITRLTRAYNLAMPTSGRTLSGGIDPIALHPPKRFFGAARNTEESGSLTIIGTCLVDTGSRMDEVIYEEFKGTGNMEIHLDRRLAERRIWPAIDILRSGTRREELLLDEETLRQVWLVRRMTAMIGANAPNPTEATERLLERLAKTRNNAEFLATLKQEM, encoded by the coding sequence ATGGGTCCAGCCAATGGACTGAATATCGCTGAGTTGGAGACGAAGACCCGCGAGGACCTCATGGACATCGCGAAGGAGCTGGGTATCTCCGGCTACAGCACACTCAAGAAACAAGACCTCATCTTCCGCCTGCTGCAGGCGCAGACGGAACGAGAGGGGAATATATTCAGCGGCGGCGTCCTCGAGGTCGTGGATGACGGCTACGGCTTTCTGCGCGGCGAAAGCCTTCTTCCCGGCCTGAACGACGTTTACGTCTCGCAGTCGCAGATCCGCCGCTTTGCCCTGCGCACCGGCGATTACGTCACCGGCCAGGTGCGGCCGCCCAAAGACAGCGAGCGCTACTACGGGCTGCTGCGCGTGGAGGCGGTGAACGGGCTCGACCCGGAGGTGGCCAAGAACCGGCCCTACTTCGAGAACCTGACCGCCATCTTCCCCAACCGAATGCTGAACCTAGAGACGGCGCCTAATCAGCTCTCGCAGCGCGTCATCAACCTCGTGGCGCCGATTGGAAGGGGACAGCGCGGGCTCATCGTCTCGCCGCCCAAGGCCGGCAAGACCTTCCTCCTAAAGGCGATCGCTAACGGCGTGACAACGAACGCCAGCGACGTCCACCTCATGGTCCTCCTCATCGGTGAGCGGCCGGAAGAGGTGACAGACATGCGACGCTCCGTCCAGGGGGAGGTCATAAGTTCCACGTTCGACGAGCCCGTGGAGGACCACGTGCGCGTCGCCGAGCTAGGACTCGACCGCGCCAAGCGGCTCGTGGAGTGCGGCAAAGACGTCGTGATCTTGCTCGATAGCATCACGCGCCTCACCCGCGCCTACAACCTGGCGATGCCCACGAGCGGCCGCACCCTCTCTGGCGGCATCGACCCCATTGCCCTGCACCCGCCCAAGCGCTTCTTCGGCGCCGCCCGCAACACGGAAGAAAGCGGCAGCCTCACCATCATCGGCACGTGTCTCGTCGACACCGGCAGCCGCATGGACGAGGTGATCTACGAGGAGTTCAAGGGCACGGGCAACATGGAGATCCACCTCGACCGGCGCCTCGCCGAGCGGCGAATCTGGCCCGCCATCGACATCCTGCGCAGCGGCACCCGTCGCGAAGAACTGCTGCTGGACGAGGAGACGCTGCGCCAGGTGTGGCTCGTCCGCAGGATGACGGCGATGATCGGCGCCAACGCGCCCAACCCCACTGAGGCTACCGAGCGGCTGCTCGAGAGACTGGCCAAGACGCGGAATAACGCGGAGTTCCTGGCCACCCTCAAGCAAGAGATGTAG
- a CDS encoding potassium channel family protein has translation MTAAQRLAVAAILALALTVAGVLGYMLLEGLTFFDAVYQTVTTVTTAGFGEIQPLGFAGRLLTIVLISVGVIIILFVLTTILQVVLEGELGQVLEVRRMKRKIEALRDHFILCGFGRVGEEIGREFTQRKIPFVVVESNPEAIGRARERGYLLVEGDASSDAVLLEAGIERARGLLAASDSDAGNTYITLTAKAMRPEMLVVARAGQPQNQEKLRRAGADRVISPYLIGGRRMALSALQPLVVDFVDTLVGGGRL, from the coding sequence ATGACCGCCGCACAGCGACTCGCAGTCGCCGCAATCCTCGCGCTGGCCCTCACCGTCGCCGGCGTCCTCGGTTACATGCTGCTCGAGGGCCTAACCTTTTTCGACGCCGTCTATCAGACGGTCACCACCGTTACCACCGCCGGGTTCGGCGAAATCCAGCCTTTGGGTTTCGCGGGCCGTCTCCTGACCATCGTCCTCATCAGCGTGGGTGTTATCATCATCCTGTTCGTGCTGACGACGATCTTGCAGGTCGTCCTCGAAGGCGAGCTCGGGCAGGTCCTGGAGGTGCGAAGAATGAAGCGCAAGATCGAGGCGCTCCGAGACCACTTCATCCTCTGCGGTTTTGGGCGCGTGGGCGAGGAGATCGGGCGGGAGTTCACGCAGCGCAAGATCCCCTTCGTGGTCGTGGAGTCGAACCCGGAGGCGATAGGGCGTGCGCGGGAGAGGGGGTATCTGCTGGTAGAGGGAGACGCGTCGTCGGACGCAGTGCTGCTGGAGGCGGGGATAGAGAGAGCGCGGGGTCTTTTAGCGGCGTCGGACTCAGATGCGGGGAACACGTACATAACGTTAACGGCGAAGGCGATGCGGCCGGAGATGCTGGTAGTGGCGCGAGCGGGGCAGCCGCAGAACCAGGAGAAGCTGCGTCGTGCGGGTGCTGACCGTGTGATATCGCCGTATCTGATAGGTGGTAGGCGGATGGCGTTGTCGGCGTTACAGCCGTTGGTAGTGGACTTTGTGGACACGCTGGTTGGTGGTGGTAGGTTAAG
- the hrcA gene encoding heat-inducible transcriptional repressor HrcA, which yields MTMLAERTAQILRCIVGEYIDTAVPVGSETIVRKYNLPVSPATVRNEMARLEDEGYITHPHTSAGRIPSDRGYRYYVEYLMEEEELDGVFKYSLRQRLVDVRQFSGPFDEWLRLAVAVLAESVRNAAVATVPRPPRCELQHLEIVVLDHGRALLIVVFSGAWVKQHVLTFTEPMTQEEASVLAARLSDLFGRLTYPEVVGRNVALSPAERQVMDAVADIMAAEDEALFDAAYLDGILHVFRQPEFAAMDVVLELLANLQEENLPKAIPFKRLAGQDIAMVIGGENEQDALRRCSIILTGYGDPGSASGALAVLGPTRMRYSRIIPTLRFLSEVVGEQMAYLS from the coding sequence ATGACGATGCTGGCTGAAAGGACAGCGCAGATCTTACGTTGCATCGTCGGGGAGTACATCGATACGGCTGTGCCGGTCGGCTCCGAGACGATAGTCCGCAAGTACAACCTTCCCGTGTCTCCGGCCACCGTGCGCAACGAGATGGCGCGGCTCGAGGACGAAGGCTATATCACCCATCCGCACACTTCCGCCGGACGCATCCCTTCCGACAGGGGGTACCGTTACTACGTCGAGTACCTGATGGAGGAGGAAGAGCTGGACGGCGTCTTCAAGTACTCTCTCCGTCAGCGTCTGGTTGACGTTCGGCAGTTCAGCGGCCCGTTCGACGAATGGCTGCGGCTTGCGGTCGCCGTGCTGGCGGAGAGCGTGCGCAACGCCGCCGTGGCCACGGTGCCGCGGCCCCCGCGCTGCGAGTTGCAGCACCTGGAGATCGTCGTCCTCGACCACGGACGGGCGCTGCTCATCGTCGTGTTCAGCGGCGCCTGGGTGAAGCAGCACGTCCTCACCTTCACGGAGCCGATGACGCAGGAAGAGGCCTCGGTTCTCGCCGCGCGCCTGAGCGACCTCTTCGGGCGGCTCACGTACCCGGAGGTCGTTGGCCGGAACGTCGCGCTGTCGCCGGCCGAGAGGCAGGTCATGGACGCGGTCGCCGACATCATGGCGGCCGAGGACGAGGCCCTGTTCGACGCGGCCTACCTCGACGGGATATTGCACGTCTTCCGGCAGCCGGAGTTCGCCGCGATGGACGTGGTGCTGGAGCTGCTGGCAAACCTGCAGGAGGAGAACCTCCCCAAGGCGATCCCGTTCAAGCGGTTGGCGGGGCAGGACATCGCCATGGTGATCGGCGGCGAAAACGAGCAGGATGCGCTCAGACGTTGCAGCATCATCCTCACCGGATACGGCGATCCGGGAAGCGCCAGCGGCGCCCTTGCCGTGCTCGGCCCTACCAGGATGCGGTATTCGCGCATCATACCCACCCTCCGCTTCCTTTCGGAGGTGGTCGGTGAGCAAATGGCGTACTTATCATAA
- a CDS encoding CTP synthase: MAKYIFVTGGVVSSVGKGITTAAIGRLLKSRNISVSIQKLDPYLNVDPGTMSPYQHGEVFVTGDGAETDLDLGHYERFIDEDLTGRSSVTTGQIYQAVIQKERRGDFLGGTIQAIPHITGEIKARIREVAEVSGADVVIVEVGGTVGDIEGQPFLEAIRQMRNEEPRDAILSIHVTLLPHIGSTGEIKTKPTQHSVRELRSVGIQPDIIVCRSDYPVTQEIKDKVALFCDVEKRAVIPLRTMPSIYQVPLVLEEAGLGDLIIERLRLPAGSRDLSGWRQLVERLLHPSGRVRVGIVGKYTELPDAYLSVKESLIHAGIYYDVAVDIEWIHSQSLEEPDGESALQRVQGIIVPGGFGERGIEGKIKAARFAREQGVPYLGLCLGMQVMVVEAARLAFGCDLPNSTEFDADTPYPVISLLEEQEGVRQKGGTMRLGVYPCRLVLGTKAHAAYAVDEVKERHRHRYEFNNAFREALEGVGLVASGLSPDGSLVEICEIRDHPFMVGTQFHPEFRSRPDRPHPLFREFMAAVKERSLAHASLLGMRAAADAPVRESVSDHPNGP, encoded by the coding sequence ATGGCCAAATACATATTCGTCACCGGCGGTGTCGTAAGCTCCGTCGGCAAGGGAATAACCACAGCCGCCATCGGTCGCCTTCTCAAGAGCCGCAACATCTCCGTCTCAATCCAGAAGCTCGACCCCTACCTCAACGTCGACCCCGGCACCATGTCGCCCTACCAGCACGGCGAGGTCTTCGTCACCGGCGACGGCGCCGAGACCGACCTCGACCTCGGCCACTACGAGCGCTTCATCGACGAAGACCTGACGGGCCGCAGCTCGGTGACGACGGGGCAGATCTACCAAGCGGTCATCCAGAAGGAGCGGCGCGGCGATTTCCTCGGCGGCACTATCCAGGCCATCCCCCACATCACGGGCGAGATCAAGGCGCGCATCCGCGAAGTGGCGGAGGTGAGCGGCGCCGACGTGGTCATCGTCGAGGTCGGCGGCACCGTGGGCGACATCGAGGGGCAGCCGTTCCTGGAAGCGATACGCCAGATGCGCAACGAGGAGCCGCGCGACGCCATACTCTCGATACACGTCACGCTGCTCCCTCACATCGGCTCCACCGGCGAAATCAAGACCAAGCCCACGCAGCACAGCGTCCGCGAGCTGCGGAGCGTGGGCATCCAGCCCGACATCATCGTCTGCCGCAGCGATTATCCGGTGACCCAGGAGATCAAAGATAAGGTCGCGCTGTTCTGCGACGTGGAGAAGCGCGCCGTGATCCCTCTGCGCACCATGCCGAGCATCTACCAGGTGCCGCTCGTCCTCGAGGAGGCGGGCCTGGGCGACCTCATTATCGAGCGCCTCCGCCTGCCCGCCGGCTCGCGCGACCTCTCCGGCTGGCGACAGCTGGTGGAGCGCTTGCTTCACCCGAGCGGGCGCGTGCGGGTGGGCATCGTCGGGAAGTACACGGAGCTGCCCGACGCGTATCTCTCCGTCAAGGAGTCGCTCATCCACGCCGGCATATACTATGACGTGGCCGTCGACATCGAGTGGATTCATTCGCAATCGCTGGAGGAGCCGGACGGGGAGTCGGCGTTGCAGCGGGTGCAGGGCATCATTGTGCCGGGAGGCTTCGGGGAGCGCGGCATCGAGGGGAAGATAAAGGCGGCGCGCTTCGCCCGCGAGCAGGGCGTGCCCTATCTGGGGCTTTGCCTGGGGATGCAGGTGATGGTGGTGGAGGCGGCGCGCCTCGCCTTCGGCTGCGACCTGCCCAACTCGACCGAGTTCGACGCCGACACGCCCTATCCCGTGATCAGTCTGCTCGAGGAGCAGGAGGGCGTGCGTCAGAAAGGCGGCACGATGCGGCTCGGCGTCTACCCCTGCCGCCTGGTGCTGGGCACGAAAGCGCATGCCGCCTACGCCGTCGACGAGGTGAAGGAGCGGCACCGCCACCGCTACGAGTTCAACAACGCCTTCCGCGAAGCGCTGGAGGGGGTCGGGCTCGTCGCCAGCGGACTCTCGCCCGACGGCTCGCTGGTCGAGATATGCGAGATCAGGGACCACCCGTTCATGGTGGGCACCCAGTTCCACCCCGAGTTCCGCTCCCGGCCCGACCGTCCGCACCCGCTGTTCCGCGAGTTCATGGCCGCGGTCAAGGAGCGCTCGCTGGCGCACGCTTCGCTCCTCGGCATGAGAGCGGCCGCCGATGCGCCGGTCAGAGAGAGCGTGAGCGACCATCCGAATGGCCCGTAG